One Candidatus Niyogibacteria bacterium CG10_big_fil_rev_8_21_14_0_10_46_36 DNA window includes the following coding sequences:
- a CDS encoding nucleoside-diphosphate kinase (catalyzes the formation of nucleoside triphosphate from ATP and nucleoside diphosphate), whose amino-acid sequence MKHPSEEKTVVLIKPDGVKRGLIGEVIKRIEMRGLKVIALKMILASREHAHSHYPNTEPWLRGIGEKTLENYEKYGKEAKKEVGTDDPIEIGKQVARWNVDFLTSGPMVAMVVQGIHAIDMVRKIVGKTIPAFAEMGTIRGDFSVDSPTLANIQKRSIHNVVHASGDPEEAKHELTHWFTDQEIHAYKRAEEDIMF is encoded by the coding sequence ATGAAACACCCATCAGAAGAAAAAACAGTAGTGCTTATCAAGCCCGACGGTGTAAAGCGCGGATTGATAGGCGAAGTAATTAAGCGCATTGAGATGCGTGGTTTGAAAGTGATTGCGCTCAAAATGATATTGGCCTCGCGGGAGCATGCGCACAGCCACTACCCTAACACAGAACCATGGCTTCGCGGGATTGGAGAAAAGACGCTTGAAAATTATGAAAAATATGGCAAAGAGGCCAAAAAAGAAGTTGGTACTGATGATCCGATAGAAATAGGCAAACAAGTTGCACGCTGGAATGTTGATTTTTTGACGTCTGGTCCCATGGTAGCAATGGTAGTACAAGGGATACATGCCATTGATATGGTGCGCAAGATCGTGGGCAAAACCATTCCTGCGTTTGCAGAAATGGGAACGATACGCGGCGATTTTTCGGTTGATTCTCCTACGCTTGCAAATATCCAAAAGCGTTCCATTCATAATGTGGTGCATGCGTCGGGCGACCCGGAAGAGGCAAAGCATGAACTTACACATTGGTTTACAGACCAAGAGATTCATGCGTACAAACGGGCGGAAGAGGATATAATGTTTTAG
- a CDS encoding MBL fold hydrolase produces MAKLSFHGGAQQISGSCYLLETAEAKVLVDCGLFQCPRVCEAQNYEPFTFDPASIDGVIVTHAHTDHTGRIPKLFKEGFQGMIHSTHPTKELAHLMLRDSLGLMEREAEREGEEMIFEEEHFEKTFEHWEGHEYHHEFIIGDMHIRLLDAGHVLGSAMVEIIYKDESRAQKKIIFTGDIGNPPTPLLPPPEKISGANILVIESTYGNRDHEARDERKQKLERAIEDTVKAKGVLMIPAFSLERTQEILYEINDLIEHGRVPMVPVFLDSPLAIRATEIYRKSDAYFNKRTRYILDSGEHIFKFPMLKFTLATEESKAINDVPSPKVIIAGSGMSTGGRILHHERRYLPDPHSMVLLVGYQAAGSRGRQLQEGAKSVEIFGEEVPVRARVEKISGYSAHPDQGMLMGIVQDSIDTLDTVFAIHGEGESALFFVQRIRDHLGIRAFAPKLGESFDI; encoded by the coding sequence ATGGCAAAACTTTCTTTCCATGGTGGCGCTCAGCAAATATCAGGTTCTTGCTATTTGTTAGAAACCGCAGAGGCAAAGGTGCTTGTTGACTGCGGGTTATTCCAATGCCCCCGCGTATGCGAAGCACAAAATTATGAGCCCTTTACATTTGACCCCGCATCCATTGATGGCGTTATTGTGACGCATGCGCATACCGATCACACAGGACGCATCCCGAAGCTATTTAAAGAAGGATTTCAGGGAATGATTCATTCAACGCATCCAACAAAAGAACTCGCGCATTTAATGTTGCGGGATAGTCTGGGGTTAATGGAACGGGAAGCAGAGCGCGAGGGGGAAGAAATGATATTCGAAGAAGAGCATTTTGAGAAGACATTCGAGCATTGGGAGGGACATGAATATCATCATGAGTTCATTATTGGAGATATGCATATCCGCTTGCTTGATGCGGGTCATGTACTAGGCTCAGCGATGGTGGAGATTATTTACAAGGATGAGAGTCGTGCGCAAAAGAAAATAATATTTACCGGAGATATCGGAAACCCGCCAACGCCATTATTGCCGCCGCCCGAAAAGATTTCGGGAGCGAACATCTTGGTTATCGAATCAACGTATGGGAACCGTGACCACGAAGCGCGTGACGAACGCAAACAAAAACTTGAACGCGCCATAGAAGACACCGTCAAAGCAAAAGGCGTACTTATGATACCCGCATTTTCGCTTGAGCGCACACAGGAGATTCTTTACGAAATAAACGACCTTATAGAGCATGGGCGGGTTCCCATGGTACCGGTGTTTCTTGATTCTCCGCTAGCAATACGCGCGACGGAAATTTATCGGAAGAGCGATGCGTATTTCAATAAGCGTACGCGGTATATTTTGGATTCGGGCGAACACATTTTTAAGTTCCCTATGCTTAAATTTACGCTTGCCACCGAAGAATCAAAAGCAATCAATGATGTGCCTTCGCCAAAAGTAATCATCGCGGGTTCCGGTATGTCCACCGGTGGGCGCATTTTGCACCACGAGCGGCGGTATTTACCCGACCCACATTCAATGGTGTTGTTGGTTGGGTATCAAGCGGCAGGTTCGCGCGGGAGGCAGTTGCAGGAGGGCGCAAAGAGTGTAGAGATATTCGGCGAAGAAGTGCCGGTGCGTGCGCGTGTTGAAAAGATATCCGGATATTCTGCGCATCCCGATCAAGGTATGCTTATGGGTATTGTCCAGGATTCTATAGACACGCTTGATACGGTGTTTGCAATTCACGGAGAAGGAGAGTCCGCGCTCTTTTTTGTGCAGCGGATACGTGATCATTTGGGGATTCGGGCGTTTGCTCCAAAGCTAGGAGAATCATTCGATATATAG
- the thiI gene encoding tRNA 4-thiouridine(8) synthase ThiI, which produces MAEKKYIVVHYHEIALKGKNRAFFEKALLSNIERQAHGLYDSASRISGRIVLCADASQKDALAERLRYVFGIHHIEIGTRAGATMEAIQEEARRVFPEIKKVPFRVTASRAEKNHPFTSQDVEREVGAVIHEEFGFPVSLKNPELVLSIEIVEGHAYLLTERIQGPGGLPVGVSGKVVVLLSAGFDSPIAALYMMKRGCVPALVHFHSYPYTSKDSLENVRHMRDALSRYAPSSLALLEVPLSDIQQYVVTKAPSALRIVMYRRWMLWMAERVARMQKAHALVTGDSIGQVASQTLENIETISEIATLPILRPLAGLDKEEIIERAKQYGTYDISKLPYEDCCSLFVEGSPRTKTTIEEIKKIEDPIRKELEEKAAYALSQI; this is translated from the coding sequence ATGGCTGAAAAAAAATACATTGTAGTGCATTATCATGAAATAGCACTAAAGGGAAAAAATCGCGCTTTCTTTGAGAAGGCGCTTCTTTCTAATATAGAAAGACAGGCGCATGGGTTGTATGATTCGGCTTCGCGCATTTCAGGGAGAATAGTTTTGTGTGCGGACGCATCTCAAAAGGATGCGTTAGCCGAACGGTTGCGGTATGTATTTGGTATTCATCACATTGAAATAGGCACGCGCGCTGGCGCTACAATGGAAGCAATACAAGAAGAAGCACGCCGTGTTTTTCCAGAAATAAAAAAAGTTCCGTTCCGCGTTACTGCGTCGCGTGCGGAAAAAAACCATCCCTTCACATCGCAGGATGTTGAGCGGGAAGTGGGCGCGGTTATCCATGAAGAATTCGGTTTCCCTGTTTCGCTCAAAAATCCCGAGCTTGTTTTGAGTATAGAGATAGTTGAAGGGCATGCGTATCTTTTAACTGAACGCATACAAGGACCGGGGGGATTGCCGGTCGGTGTTTCGGGGAAGGTCGTAGTACTCCTATCAGCCGGTTTTGATTCTCCGATAGCGGCGCTGTATATGATGAAGCGCGGGTGTGTGCCAGCGCTCGTTCATTTCCATAGCTACCCGTACACATCAAAGGACTCTTTAGAGAATGTGCGGCATATGCGCGATGCGCTTTCGCGCTATGCTCCCTCATCGCTTGCGTTGCTTGAAGTGCCGTTAAGCGATATCCAGCAGTATGTTGTTACCAAGGCTCCGTCAGCTCTGCGGATAGTTATGTATCGGCGGTGGATGTTGTGGATGGCAGAACGTGTAGCCCGCATGCAAAAAGCACATGCTCTTGTAACTGGGGATTCTATAGGCCAGGTTGCATCACAAACCCTCGAGAATATTGAGACCATTTCGGAGATAGCCACATTGCCCATTCTCCGGCCGTTGGCGGGGCTTGATAAAGAGGAGATTATTGAGCGCGCAAAGCAATATGGGACATATGACATCTCAAAACTGCCGTATGAAGATTGTTGTTCGCTTTTTGTGGAAGGTTCTCCGCGGACGAAAACAACGATAGAAGAAATAAAAAAGATAGAAGACCCGATACGAAAAGAATTGGAAGAAAAAGCGGCATACGCATTATCTCAAATATAA